From the genome of Devriesea agamarum, one region includes:
- a CDS encoding GerMN domain-containing protein, with the protein MSRRRKGYGDQSFASRRVHESNWPVLGRRAVLGAAGILGLSACARIPTSSGVSSAAASRTNIDVPYVRPRPPAPDAGPAEIVSGFVLAGVGEEDDWAVARQYLTAEDATRWDPTAGVSVYGGGQEITVNQGSGDTWRASFQLKGKTDAQGRLRRTAFPIATDVTFTLRKVSGQWRIASPPHGIFLSDVAFQILYRPVTLYFLSEADRYLVPDMRWFTPNQTGTGIVQALAAGPAHYLAPAVYSAVPSSISIGSGSVRIQEDGTVQLSLPASVQNLAWDARQLMIAQVTASYQSMSVVSRVRLVSQGVVLNPDGSGASLSKALPGHRAIAAGAEGGVVSLSDTDPGGKATSLVPALARERVLSPVLAPKESLVAALTPQRDTVIIASTDGSTRRRNAAIGAQLVAPQLDPQGYAWTTPAMTSGALLALGARVGRADAKVDAPWLAGRTVVQLSMASDGVRLLVVSIEEATTHVERTAVVRNAAGEPIALSDPDPVPVPLAGVNSASWYSETGIVIFGTAQTDGTRTVVAIEDDGTRRQFASPPPQTATVVGSSVADIVYAGTSDGDIFRGSNTGWVKLDVKASDPAFC; encoded by the coding sequence ATGAGTAGGAGGCGTAAGGGCTACGGCGATCAGAGTTTCGCATCTCGGCGCGTTCACGAGTCCAACTGGCCGGTGCTCGGGCGCCGAGCCGTGTTAGGGGCAGCTGGAATTCTCGGTCTTTCTGCCTGTGCTCGAATCCCGACCTCGTCGGGGGTGTCATCGGCGGCGGCATCGCGGACGAATATTGACGTGCCGTATGTGCGACCGCGTCCGCCAGCGCCGGATGCTGGGCCGGCCGAGATCGTCTCGGGGTTCGTCCTTGCTGGGGTTGGGGAAGAAGACGATTGGGCGGTGGCGCGCCAGTATCTCACTGCCGAAGACGCCACTCGGTGGGATCCGACCGCCGGGGTGTCGGTGTACGGCGGGGGTCAAGAAATCACGGTGAATCAGGGGAGCGGTGATACCTGGCGTGCGAGTTTCCAGCTGAAGGGAAAAACTGACGCCCAGGGCCGGTTGCGCCGGACCGCGTTTCCGATTGCGACTGATGTGACGTTTACTTTGCGCAAGGTGTCGGGGCAATGGCGTATTGCATCTCCACCGCATGGCATTTTTCTTTCTGATGTTGCATTCCAGATTTTGTATCGTCCGGTGACGTTGTATTTCTTATCGGAAGCTGATCGCTATTTGGTTCCAGATATGCGCTGGTTTACGCCGAATCAAACGGGTACGGGCATTGTTCAGGCTTTGGCTGCTGGTCCCGCACATTATCTCGCCCCGGCTGTGTATAGCGCTGTGCCCAGTTCGATCAGCATCGGCTCGGGAAGCGTGCGTATTCAAGAGGACGGCACTGTGCAGCTGAGCTTGCCGGCCAGTGTGCAGAACCTGGCCTGGGATGCGAGGCAGCTTATGATTGCGCAGGTCACCGCGTCGTATCAGAGCATGAGTGTGGTGAGCAGGGTGCGTTTAGTGTCCCAGGGGGTGGTATTGAATCCTGACGGCAGCGGAGCTTCGCTGAGCAAAGCTTTGCCCGGGCATCGGGCTATCGCCGCCGGAGCGGAGGGTGGTGTGGTGTCGCTGTCGGATACTGACCCGGGTGGTAAGGCGACGTCGCTAGTGCCGGCTTTGGCCCGGGAGCGAGTGCTCAGCCCAGTTTTAGCGCCTAAAGAATCTCTGGTGGCCGCTCTCACGCCGCAGCGCGACACCGTGATCATTGCTTCCACTGATGGCAGCACTCGCAGGCGAAATGCGGCGATTGGTGCGCAGCTGGTGGCTCCTCAGCTGGATCCGCAGGGATATGCGTGGACGACACCGGCGATGACCTCCGGTGCTTTGCTGGCACTTGGCGCCCGCGTGGGCCGTGCCGATGCGAAAGTTGATGCACCGTGGCTGGCAGGACGTACCGTGGTTCAACTGTCCATGGCCTCTGATGGGGTGCGCTTGCTGGTGGTCTCGATCGAGGAGGCCACGACGCATGTTGAGCGCACGGCGGTGGTGCGGAATGCTGCGGGCGAGCCGATTGCGCTGAGTGACCCTGACCCGGTTCCGGTGCCGCTCGCGGGTGTGAATTCGGCGTCGTGGTATTCCGAGACCGGGATCGTCATTTTTGGAACTGCGCAGACGGACGGGACTCGAACGGTGGTGGCTATTGAGGATGATGGGACCCGTCGGCAGTTTGCTAGTCCGCCGCCGCAGACCGCTACCGTGGTGGGCTCGAGCGTGGCCGATATCGTGTATGCGGGTACGTCTGACGGCGATATTTTCCGCGGTTCTAACACCGGATGGGTGAAGTTAGATGTGAAAGCGAGTGACCCGGCGTTTTGCTAA